A genomic segment from Tuwongella immobilis encodes:
- a CDS encoding arsenate reductase ArsC, producing MGPKPRIVFVCVENSNRSQMAEAFARMLAGDAVDAHSAGSAPSGKVNPRAIQFMAERGYDLSTHTSKSLDDLPVGDYAAAITMGCGDSCPMIVSPIHEDWGITDPKHLPDEEFRQIRDGIETKVRELLGRIGVPVVNHG from the coding sequence ATGGGACCAAAGCCACGAATCGTGTTTGTCTGTGTCGAAAATAGCAACCGCAGTCAGATGGCGGAAGCCTTTGCGCGAATGCTGGCCGGAGATGCGGTCGATGCCCACTCGGCGGGCAGTGCCCCATCGGGCAAAGTGAATCCGCGGGCGATTCAATTCATGGCCGAGCGTGGGTACGATCTTTCGACGCACACGTCGAAATCGCTGGATGATCTGCCCGTGGGTGATTATGCGGCGGCAATCACGATGGGGTGTGGCGATAGCTGCCCGATGATCGTCTCGCCGATTCATGAAGATTGGGGAATTACCGATCCGAAGCATTTGCCGGATGAGGAGTTCCGTCAAATCCGCGATGGCATCGAGACGAAGGTCCGCGAACTATTGGGCCGCATCGGCGTGCCGGTGGTGAACCATGGCTGA
- the arsB gene encoding ACR3 family arsenite efflux transporter, producing the protein MAEATASKRMSVFDRYLTVWVFLCMVLGVLLGRAVPQSIGSIRDVEIVAGSQINLPIAVLIWLMITPMMMRIQFSSLASVGRRPKGLLVTLLVNWIVKPLSMAALGWLFFQGLFLPLIGEELAKQYTAGVIILAAAPCTAMVFVWSYLTDGDPAYTLVQVALNDLIMLVLFVPMVSWLVGATGLVVPMPVLVTSVVVFIVVPLALGVLLRTVLIRRLGEVAFQERILPRFQPIAVSALLAMLVMIFAFQAENLLNHPLHVLLIAIPIILQVLLNSGLAYGLMAWLRVPGAIAAPGALIGASNFFELAVATAIALYGPESGAALATTVGVLVEVPMMLLVCTACNRTRGWIDRRAMA; encoded by the coding sequence ATGGCTGAAGCGACTGCCAGCAAACGGATGAGCGTCTTCGATCGCTATCTCACCGTGTGGGTATTTCTCTGCATGGTGTTGGGAGTGCTGCTTGGCCGTGCGGTGCCGCAAAGTATTGGTAGCATTCGGGATGTGGAAATTGTGGCCGGGTCGCAAATCAATCTCCCAATCGCCGTGCTGATTTGGTTGATGATTACGCCGATGATGATGCGGATTCAGTTCTCATCGTTGGCGTCGGTCGGTCGGCGGCCCAAGGGCTTGCTCGTGACGCTGCTGGTGAATTGGATCGTCAAGCCGCTGAGCATGGCGGCGTTGGGCTGGCTATTTTTCCAAGGGCTGTTTCTGCCACTCATCGGCGAAGAATTGGCGAAACAATACACCGCCGGCGTGATTATTCTGGCGGCGGCTCCTTGTACGGCGATGGTGTTTGTCTGGAGCTATCTGACCGACGGCGATCCCGCGTATACCCTCGTGCAAGTGGCGCTCAACGATCTGATCATGCTCGTGCTATTTGTGCCGATGGTGAGCTGGCTGGTGGGTGCAACCGGGCTGGTGGTGCCGATGCCCGTGCTGGTGACATCGGTGGTGGTGTTCATTGTCGTGCCGTTGGCGTTGGGCGTGCTGCTTCGCACGGTGCTGATTCGGCGATTGGGCGAAGTCGCGTTTCAGGAGCGGATTCTGCCGCGGTTTCAACCGATTGCGGTGTCGGCGCTGTTGGCGATGCTGGTGATGATCTTTGCGTTCCAGGCGGAAAATCTGCTCAATCATCCGCTGCATGTGCTGCTAATCGCCATCCCGATTATTCTGCAAGTGCTGCTCAATTCGGGACTTGCGTATGGATTGATGGCATGGCTGCGAGTGCCTGGCGCGATCGCGGCACCGGGGGCGCTGATTGGGGCATCGAACTTTTTCGAGCTGGCGGTGGCCACCGCAATTGCGCTCTATGGGCCGGAATCCGGGGCGGCGTTAGCCACCACGGTTGGCGTGCTGGTGGAAGTGCCGATGATGCTGTTGGTTTGCACGGCGTGCAATCGCACCCGCGGCTGGATTGACCGGCGGGCGATGGCATAA
- the fae gene encoding formaldehyde-activating enzyme yields MSMYIGESLVGEGNEIAHIDLLIGSKDGPVGTAFANALANQSAGHTSLLAVIAPNVVCKPATVMITKVTIKGMAQAAQMFGPAQKAVAKAVADSVADGIIPASQADNLVIVCGVFIHPAAKDNAKIYEFNYAATKEAIQRAMAGEPKIEAILAQKDALKHPIFE; encoded by the coding sequence ATGTCGATGTACATCGGTGAATCGCTGGTTGGTGAAGGCAATGAAATTGCGCATATCGACCTGTTGATTGGCTCGAAGGACGGCCCGGTCGGCACGGCGTTCGCCAATGCGCTGGCCAATCAATCGGCCGGTCACACCAGCCTGCTGGCCGTGATCGCTCCGAACGTGGTTTGCAAGCCCGCCACCGTGATGATCACCAAAGTGACCATCAAGGGCATGGCCCAAGCCGCTCAAATGTTCGGCCCGGCTCAAAAGGCCGTCGCCAAGGCCGTCGCCGATAGCGTTGCCGATGGCATCATTCCGGCCAGCCAAGCCGACAACCTGGTGATCGTTTGCGGCGTGTTCATTCACCCCGCCGCCAAGGACAACGCCAAGATTTACGAATTCAACTACGCCGCCACCAAGGAAGCGATCCAACGCGCCATGGCCGGCGAGCCGAAGATCGAAGCGATCCTCGCCCAAAAGGACGCCCTCAAGCACCCGATTTTCGAGTGA
- a CDS encoding DUF2262 domain-containing protein: MADDLIDPELGTLDWDDQLQYWRNEDFPLSERGTISLSLSPSSDDDHAPPRCESLLALLRSSIAWVRRHEPDLRLAVALRMIDLYNETWREDEFDPTPINAETFADRIHLTSLDVDAEGELTLYFDDGDIEMFGGHSIVATLSTDHKLTTNPYLIG; this comes from the coding sequence ATGGCCGATGACCTGATCGACCCGGAACTGGGCACGCTCGACTGGGATGACCAGCTTCAATACTGGCGCAACGAGGATTTTCCCCTCAGCGAGCGCGGCACCATTAGCCTATCGCTTTCACCATCGTCTGATGACGATCATGCGCCGCCGCGTTGCGAGTCTCTGCTTGCGCTGCTGCGCTCCTCAATCGCCTGGGTTCGGCGGCACGAACCGGACCTCCGGCTGGCCGTCGCGCTGCGGATGATCGATTTGTACAATGAGACTTGGCGGGAAGACGAATTTGACCCAACCCCCATCAACGCCGAGACTTTCGCCGACCGCATCCACCTCACCTCGCTGGATGTGGATGCCGAAGGCGAACTCACGCTGTACTTTGATGATGGCGATATCGAAATGTTCGGTGGCCACTCGATTGTGGCGACGCTTTCCACCGACCACAAACTCACCACCAATCCGTATCTGATTGGCTAA
- a CDS encoding DEAD/DEAH box helicase, protein MPPELDQSPEPETALLDLGWSVEARPLAMFDRPLQVQVRDARLLGDRPWTRAVGPLNFTITSEGWRFPTPMMESAPRPPVLPSDTVELDPNSPRPAMIPPEETPIPTSADGTAAPREKRAVLPRPTPDTVLFKDRLLYLLQPPLNDVFAGKSVSVPFQPFPYQLEGIAFLMPRHAALLADEMGLGKTMQTILSIRLMLHAGLVRRVLLVCPKPLMFNWMRELKLWAGDLPYEVLGGDTESRRAAWIVSQCPLKLINYEILTRDIDILKDERVGFDLVVIDEAQRIKNRDSKTAQAVRAIRRERSWALTGTPIENRPEDLVNLFAFIDPGRIPAETPPKLLPQLTSDCILRRTKDLAQSDMPPLSFRDLCLEMTPAQQEAYHLAEKEGVIRLNEMGETLTVQHVFQLVMRLKQICNFDPLTGASAKLEQLLIDMEEVAESGRKAIIFSQWVEPLEVIAKALKSYNPLQFHGKIPSPDRPGILDKFKSDPNAHVLLMSYGTGSVGLNLQFTNYVFLFDRWWNPAIEDQAINRAHRIGQKYPVTVTRFTTDNTIEKRIADVLDAKRKIFHDLLSQNGPPANMGLTEDDIFGLFDIKPPRGKK, encoded by the coding sequence GTGCCGCCTGAACTCGACCAATCGCCCGAACCGGAAACCGCATTGCTGGACTTGGGCTGGTCGGTCGAGGCGCGTCCGCTGGCCATGTTCGATCGTCCGCTGCAAGTGCAAGTGCGCGATGCCCGCCTGTTGGGGGATCGCCCGTGGACGCGTGCGGTGGGTCCGCTGAATTTCACCATCACCAGCGAAGGGTGGCGGTTTCCCACGCCGATGATGGAGAGTGCGCCTCGTCCGCCGGTTCTGCCCAGCGATACGGTGGAACTCGATCCGAACAGCCCGCGACCGGCGATGATTCCGCCCGAAGAAACGCCCATTCCCACCAGTGCGGATGGCACTGCGGCACCGCGAGAAAAACGCGCGGTGCTTCCGCGTCCGACACCGGATACGGTCTTGTTCAAAGATCGGCTGTTGTATCTGTTGCAGCCGCCGTTGAATGATGTGTTTGCCGGAAAATCGGTCTCGGTCCCGTTTCAGCCCTTTCCCTATCAACTCGAAGGCATCGCCTTTTTGATGCCTCGACACGCGGCGCTCTTGGCCGACGAGATGGGGCTGGGCAAAACCATGCAGACGATTCTGTCGATTCGTCTGATGCTGCACGCAGGGCTGGTGCGGCGTGTGCTGCTGGTCTGCCCCAAGCCGTTGATGTTCAACTGGATGCGTGAATTGAAGCTGTGGGCGGGCGATCTGCCATATGAGGTGCTGGGCGGAGATACCGAATCCCGTCGCGCGGCGTGGATTGTCTCGCAATGCCCGTTGAAGCTGATTAATTACGAAATCCTCACTCGGGATATCGACATTCTGAAAGATGAACGGGTTGGATTTGATCTGGTGGTGATCGACGAAGCCCAGCGCATCAAAAACCGCGATTCCAAGACCGCGCAGGCGGTGCGCGCGATTCGGCGGGAACGCTCGTGGGCACTGACCGGCACGCCGATTGAGAATCGCCCCGAAGATCTGGTGAATCTCTTCGCGTTCATCGATCCGGGCCGCATCCCGGCAGAAACTCCGCCGAAACTGCTGCCGCAACTCACCAGCGATTGCATTCTGCGTCGAACGAAAGATCTGGCGCAATCCGATATGCCGCCGCTATCGTTTCGGGATCTTTGCCTGGAAATGACTCCCGCCCAGCAAGAAGCGTATCACCTGGCGGAAAAAGAAGGGGTCATTCGCCTGAACGAGATGGGCGAAACGCTCACCGTGCAGCATGTGTTTCAACTGGTGATGCGGTTGAAGCAGATTTGCAACTTCGACCCGCTCACCGGGGCATCGGCCAAGCTCGAACAGTTACTGATTGATATGGAAGAAGTCGCGGAAAGCGGTCGCAAAGCGATCATCTTCTCGCAATGGGTCGAACCGTTGGAAGTGATCGCCAAGGCGTTGAAATCGTACAATCCGCTGCAATTCCATGGCAAAATCCCCTCGCCGGATCGCCCCGGAATCTTGGACAAGTTCAAAAGCGATCCCAACGCCCATGTGCTGCTGATGAGCTACGGAACCGGGAGCGTGGGACTGAACCTTCAGTTCACGAACTATGTCTTTCTGTTCGACCGATGGTGGAACCCGGCGATTGAGGATCAGGCAATCAACCGGGCCCACCGAATCGGTCAAAAGTATCCCGTGACGGTGACTCGCTTCACGACGGACAATACCATCGAGAAGCGCATCGCCGATGTGCTGGACGCCAAGCGGAAAATCTTCCACGATCTGCTCTCGCAAAACGGCCCCCCCGCCAATATGGGCCTGACCGAGGATGATATCTTCGGTCTGTTCGACATCAAACCGCCGCGTGGCAAGAAGTAA
- a CDS encoding anti-sigma factor, with protein MSEQSKFGRERLHELLADRAVFGLSIDDERELQELLRIFPDVDADEWDRLAAQVDLATCGEDLPALPPSLVDRVQARIPAQVSVSRKGNHRSRLQTRELLAWLIAAACFLVAVYSWTAPKSEPPIPVPGNDRSPIAVRDSGESPAPSVSVPSLAQQMDELLASSDGILHVRLSESVSANDLTVSGEIVWSRTEQRGFLRLKGLPTNDPTKSQYQLWIVEDSMLRSETVNAGVFDVEQQNRELIVPIRADHLVQQPNTFVISIEPPGGSRDLTVGGYPLVAKLDNMP; from the coding sequence ATGAGCGAACAATCCAAGTTCGGTCGGGAGCGATTGCACGAACTTCTCGCCGACCGAGCCGTGTTTGGGCTCAGTATCGACGACGAACGCGAATTGCAGGAATTGCTGCGGATTTTTCCGGATGTCGATGCGGATGAATGGGATCGACTCGCGGCCCAAGTCGATCTCGCAACCTGCGGCGAGGATCTTCCCGCACTTCCACCGTCGCTCGTGGATCGCGTGCAGGCCCGGATCCCCGCTCAAGTTTCCGTATCTCGGAAGGGGAATCACCGTTCACGGTTGCAAACTCGGGAGTTGCTTGCCTGGCTCATTGCCGCGGCTTGTTTTCTCGTCGCGGTTTATTCGTGGACCGCACCGAAATCGGAGCCACCGATCCCCGTGCCAGGCAATGACCGCAGCCCGATTGCGGTCCGGGATTCGGGGGAATCGCCCGCTCCTTCAGTCTCAGTGCCATCGCTCGCGCAGCAAATGGACGAACTACTTGCATCCTCGGATGGAATTCTCCACGTTCGACTCAGCGAGTCGGTCAGCGCGAACGATCTGACCGTTTCGGGCGAAATCGTCTGGAGTCGTACCGAACAGCGTGGGTTTCTGCGTCTCAAAGGACTCCCGACAAATGACCCGACGAAGAGTCAGTATCAACTCTGGATCGTGGAAGATTCCATGTTGCGCAGCGAAACGGTCAATGCTGGGGTGTTTGATGTGGAACAGCAAAATCGAGAGTTGATCGTGCCAATTCGGGCGGATCATCTGGTTCAACAGCCCAACACCTTTGTCATCAGCATCGAGCCACCGGGCGGCAGCCGCGATTTAACCGTTGGCGGATACCCACTGGTCGCCAAACTCGACAACATGCCGTAA
- a CDS encoding PVC-type heme-binding CxxCH protein, with product MVRSSLLAAIGIALMTTSLMAQREFGFDNRKPTGQAYLSPEETVAKMQVADGFEVKLFAGEPMMTNPIACCFDERGRLWVIESFEYPKRTPPGKMPRDRIKILEDTDGDGKADKSTIFAEGKDFPKRFDMASGIEVGHGGVFVGAAPYLWFLKDTNGDDKADSFEILLQGFGSEDTHEVLNTFQWGPDGGLYGLHGVFTRSKIDEIKMDAAVWRYDVPNKKFEIFAEGTSNPWGMDYTNAGDHILACCVIPHLFHISPGGLYKRQAGVSQHPYAYGLLNEICDHTFHRESGWAHAGLVSLDTPLMPERFRNSVIFGSIHGSSLKQNILAPKGSTFTARKGDDFLRSGDRNVRPVNLRWGPHGDIYMIDWHDQHPCHQTPPDAWDYDRGRVYRIQRTNRSGGKPENLGQLRDAELVAKLGDANPYTARTALRLLTERKALDDAGTAALRERLAKYDLPAIWLLHSWRKLGPVDSAWLIAGLDAKQPLPVRRWLTRMIGDLGFPQGEMLKAVTSAAKNDPSPVMRLELVSLVRKHPKAEGARDLMHRLLAHSEDHTDPVIPLMAWLAYEKQIAASSMADLDWLAVNAPGNPLLTEQIVGRTMRRLVAEGKPAEIAACVQFVAKATDARIRKRALDGLAEGMANRTLAAPPEWFSLRAKLQQDPDAEIRKLADRLAVSFRDEAVLKQALARAIDRNAPLPERLEAMRNLSLARPNEAQPGILALAIDANTPQALRLEAIRALVAYEQPEIATALLTNFASQPAAIQTEILQLLAGRQSWAKAMLAAVTDGRVPRTAIGDNLALRIRAFNQPELNATLEKVWGRYRTTPAELAALIEKTRTQVDTGSASFTRGRKVFENTCAKCHQFDGIGAEVGPKLDGAARDLEYLIGNVMDPNRVIGAPYYVRLVELANGRVESGLLVEDNDQQIVIKVENAVLKIIPKKDVESVQIVEKSVMPEGLASGMSAQDFRDLLRYTMVHPFIPTLEIATTGSPTRVHATTTGRFTLPASNQPRTVTATVIAPSAMTTRLLVGNSIPITITTPKPQAIPAGTANQPDQQSLEITLKPGENTITLTIPPSREPAPLFLRLLDPDRKLRYTEPDLPQ from the coding sequence ATGGTTCGTTCTTCTCTCCTGGCAGCGATCGGCATCGCACTGATGACCACATCGCTGATGGCCCAGCGTGAATTCGGCTTCGACAATCGCAAACCCACCGGCCAAGCGTATCTCTCCCCCGAAGAAACCGTTGCCAAGATGCAAGTGGCCGACGGATTCGAGGTCAAACTCTTCGCCGGCGAGCCGATGATGACCAACCCCATCGCCTGCTGCTTCGACGAGCGCGGCCGGTTATGGGTCATCGAAAGTTTCGAGTACCCCAAACGAACGCCGCCGGGCAAAATGCCGCGGGATCGCATCAAAATTCTCGAAGACACCGACGGCGACGGGAAAGCCGACAAATCGACGATTTTCGCCGAGGGCAAAGACTTCCCCAAACGCTTCGACATGGCCAGCGGCATCGAAGTCGGTCACGGCGGCGTCTTCGTCGGGGCGGCTCCGTATTTATGGTTCCTGAAAGATACCAACGGTGACGACAAAGCCGACTCCTTCGAGATTCTGCTGCAAGGCTTTGGCTCCGAAGATACCCACGAAGTGCTGAACACCTTCCAATGGGGCCCCGATGGCGGTCTTTACGGGCTGCATGGCGTGTTTACCCGGTCGAAGATCGACGAAATCAAGATGGATGCCGCCGTTTGGCGCTATGATGTGCCCAACAAGAAATTCGAGATTTTCGCCGAAGGCACCAGCAATCCCTGGGGCATGGATTACACCAACGCGGGCGACCACATTTTGGCCTGCTGCGTGATCCCGCACCTGTTCCACATTTCGCCAGGCGGATTGTACAAACGCCAAGCCGGGGTCAGCCAGCATCCGTATGCCTATGGCCTGCTCAACGAAATCTGCGACCACACCTTCCACCGCGAGTCCGGCTGGGCGCACGCGGGATTGGTCAGCCTGGATACGCCGCTGATGCCCGAGCGATTCCGCAACAGTGTCATTTTTGGCAGCATCCACGGATCATCGCTGAAGCAAAATATCCTCGCGCCCAAAGGCTCCACCTTCACAGCCCGCAAGGGGGATGATTTCCTCCGTTCGGGGGATCGCAATGTGCGTCCGGTGAATCTCCGCTGGGGTCCGCACGGGGATATTTACATGATCGACTGGCACGATCAACACCCCTGCCACCAAACGCCGCCGGATGCCTGGGATTACGATCGTGGCCGCGTCTACCGCATCCAACGCACGAATCGCAGCGGCGGCAAACCGGAAAATCTGGGCCAACTCCGCGATGCCGAACTGGTTGCGAAGCTGGGCGATGCCAACCCCTACACCGCACGCACCGCACTGCGACTACTCACCGAACGGAAAGCACTCGACGATGCCGGCACTGCTGCACTCCGCGAACGACTCGCCAAATACGATTTGCCCGCGATTTGGCTGCTGCATAGTTGGCGGAAGTTGGGTCCGGTCGATTCGGCGTGGCTGATCGCCGGGCTGGATGCCAAGCAACCGCTGCCGGTGCGCCGCTGGCTGACGCGGATGATTGGCGATCTCGGTTTTCCGCAAGGTGAGATGCTCAAGGCAGTTACATCTGCTGCCAAAAATGATCCCTCGCCCGTCATGCGATTGGAATTGGTGTCGCTTGTCCGCAAGCATCCCAAGGCCGAAGGGGCACGCGATCTGATGCACCGCCTGCTGGCCCACTCCGAGGACCACACCGACCCGGTGATTCCGCTGATGGCGTGGTTGGCCTACGAAAAACAAATCGCTGCCAGTTCGATGGCCGATCTCGATTGGCTGGCGGTCAACGCTCCGGGCAATCCGCTGCTGACCGAGCAAATCGTTGGCCGCACGATGCGCCGACTCGTCGCCGAGGGGAAACCCGCCGAAATCGCAGCCTGTGTTCAATTCGTCGCCAAAGCAACGGATGCCCGCATCCGCAAACGGGCACTCGATGGCTTGGCCGAAGGAATGGCCAACCGCACACTTGCCGCTCCACCGGAATGGTTCTCCCTGCGTGCGAAATTGCAGCAAGATCCCGATGCCGAGATTCGCAAATTGGCCGATCGGCTCGCCGTCAGTTTCCGCGATGAGGCGGTGCTGAAACAGGCACTTGCCCGCGCGATCGACCGCAATGCCCCGCTGCCGGAACGCCTCGAAGCCATGCGAAATCTCAGTCTCGCTCGACCGAACGAGGCTCAACCGGGAATCCTCGCCCTGGCAATCGATGCCAACACGCCTCAAGCATTGCGACTGGAAGCCATTCGCGCCTTGGTGGCTTACGAACAGCCCGAAATCGCCACGGCATTGCTGACGAATTTCGCCAGCCAACCCGCTGCGATTCAAACGGAAATTCTTCAACTCCTGGCCGGGCGGCAATCCTGGGCAAAAGCCATGCTCGCCGCCGTCACCGATGGCCGCGTCCCACGAACCGCGATCGGCGACAACCTCGCGCTGCGCATTCGCGCGTTCAACCAGCCGGAACTCAACGCCACGCTGGAAAAAGTCTGGGGCCGCTACCGAACCACCCCTGCCGAACTCGCCGCGCTGATCGAAAAGACCCGCACGCAAGTCGATACCGGCAGCGCATCGTTCACCCGCGGTCGCAAAGTCTTCGAAAACACCTGCGCCAAATGCCACCAATTCGATGGCATCGGTGCGGAAGTCGGCCCGAAACTCGATGGCGCTGCCCGCGATTTGGAATACCTCATCGGCAACGTCATGGACCCCAACCGCGTCATCGGTGCGCCGTACTACGTCCGACTGGTGGAACTCGCCAATGGCCGCGTCGAATCCGGGTTGCTGGTGGAAGATAATGACCAACAAATTGTCATCAAAGTCGAAAACGCCGTTCTCAAAATAATCCCCAAAAAGGACGTTGAAAGCGTGCAAATCGTCGAAAAATCCGTGATGCCTGAAGGACTCGCCAGCGGCATGTCTGCCCAGGATTTCCGCGACCTGCTTCGCTACACCATGGTCCACCCGTTTATTCCCACACTGGAGATTGCCACCACCGGCAGCCCCACCCGCGTGCATGCCACCACCACGGGCCGCTTCACCCTGCCCGCTAGCAACCAGCCACGCACGGTCACCGCCACCGTCATCGCCCCGAGTGCGATGACCACCCGACTCCTTGTCGGCAACTCCATCCCGATCACCATCACCACCCCGAAACCCCAAGCCATCCCCGCCGGAACCGCCAACCAGCCCGACCAGCAATCGCTCGAAATCACCCTGAAACCGGGTGAAAACACAATCACGCTGACCATCCCACCGTCACGCGAACCCGCCCCCCTATTCTTGCGATTACTCGACCCCGACCGCAAACTCCGCTACACCGAACCCGACCTGCCCCAATAA
- a CDS encoding sigma-70 family RNA polymerase sigma factor: MADTVLNKVATGELGAVEDCLARYGGLVWALAQRFSPSVADAEDAVQEVFTDLWRYAARFDPQVSSEATFVAMIARRRLIDRRRQLARRIPTTGLDLASAVVASPTASGLELNDEVRKIREQFEQLRDEERQVLELAIWHGLTQVQISERTGIPLGSVKTHARQGMIRLRKLVAESQGLVAGGEQ; this comes from the coding sequence GTGGCGGATACTGTCCTTAACAAAGTTGCCACCGGCGAATTGGGAGCGGTGGAGGACTGCTTGGCACGTTATGGTGGCCTGGTTTGGGCACTTGCTCAGCGGTTTTCACCCAGTGTGGCCGATGCGGAAGACGCCGTTCAAGAGGTGTTCACCGACCTATGGCGGTATGCGGCACGGTTTGATCCGCAGGTGTCCTCGGAAGCGACCTTCGTTGCGATGATTGCCCGACGGCGATTGATCGATCGTCGGCGACAGCTTGCGCGACGCATCCCGACCACCGGTCTCGATCTGGCATCGGCGGTTGTCGCCTCGCCAACTGCGTCGGGGTTGGAATTGAATGACGAAGTTCGCAAAATCCGCGAACAATTTGAGCAACTGCGTGATGAGGAGCGACAGGTACTCGAACTCGCCATCTGGCATGGACTCACGCAGGTGCAAATCAGCGAACGGACGGGAATCCCCTTGGGATCGGTCAAAACGCACGCTCGGCAAGGGATGATTCGACTTCGCAAACTGGTTGCCGAATCTCAAGGGCTGGTGGCAGGAGGTGAGCAATGA
- a CDS encoding ArsR/SmtB family transcription factor produces MSPRKCVNLESSESTPVPDRSQDDAELARLAWAIAHPARVRILRLLLAQEACVCGDLVSQLDLAQSTVSQHLKILKESGLVVGEIDGVKTCYGVNPAALRRLRVLIAEF; encoded by the coding sequence ATGAGTCCGCGAAAATGTGTGAATCTGGAATCCTCCGAATCCACCCCGGTGCCGGATCGTTCCCAAGACGATGCCGAGTTGGCGCGACTGGCGTGGGCGATTGCGCATCCGGCACGGGTTCGCATTCTCCGGCTCCTGCTCGCACAAGAAGCCTGCGTCTGTGGCGATCTGGTGTCGCAACTGGATCTCGCCCAATCGACTGTATCGCAGCATTTGAAGATTCTCAAGGAATCTGGTCTGGTGGTCGGGGAAATTGACGGGGTCAAAACCTGTTACGGGGTCAATCCCGCGGCCTTGCGACGATTACGGGTATTGATCGCCGAGTTCTAA
- a CDS encoding sigma-70 family RNA polymerase sigma factor — MPKTPGSLLDRLREQPNPHDWQQFVKLFSPILFRWVRRFGVAENDVEDVLQELFILLFKRLASFVVDPNKSFHAWLWTVTRNFVYDWQERTRPPLPAEFLEQLAAPDEVSAEESREFARILVERGLAIIQNDFQPNTWAVFLAVAIEKRSGAEVARQYHMTANAVYLTYSRVLYRLRTELTGFWE, encoded by the coding sequence ATGCCCAAAACTCCCGGATCACTTCTCGATCGCTTGCGAGAACAACCCAATCCACACGATTGGCAACAATTCGTTAAACTCTTCTCGCCGATCCTTTTTCGTTGGGTTCGCCGTTTCGGCGTCGCGGAAAACGATGTGGAAGATGTCTTGCAGGAACTGTTCATTCTCCTGTTCAAGCGGTTAGCGTCGTTCGTGGTTGACCCAAACAAGAGTTTTCATGCGTGGCTGTGGACCGTGACTCGCAATTTCGTCTACGATTGGCAAGAACGCACGCGCCCACCCCTTCCCGCAGAATTCCTCGAACAACTCGCAGCCCCCGATGAAGTGAGTGCCGAGGAATCACGCGAATTCGCCCGAATCTTGGTCGAACGAGGTCTGGCCATCATCCAGAACGATTTCCAGCCAAATACGTGGGCCGTCTTCCTTGCCGTGGCCATCGAGAAACGTTCCGGTGCCGAAGTCGCTCGACAGTATCACATGACCGCCAACGCCGTCTATCTGACCTACAGCCGGGTATTGTACCGGCTCCGAACCGAGTTGACGGGCTTTTGGGAATAA